In the Dysidea avara chromosome 14, odDysAvar1.4, whole genome shotgun sequence genome, ttttctgtgtacttgtgttaacttttttgtatataattattatgaatggtgAACCTACGCTAGTGAATCAGAAATGGcgccgtgtgccccagctatatcaattatcatcacGCTATTACATACCAGGGGTCTGTAACACACTGACatttagcacttgtgctgtaataaataaaatacCCTGGGATTGAGTTTTTCATAAGCTTCATATATGCTAAGTTGTGTGATAAAGTGGTTCTTGTGGGCAATTCTTAGAAAACAAGAGAGAAAAGACACTGTAATTTGTGACGTCACAACTGGTCTTGCATGTTATTTACTATCACCAGTAAACTAAGGACTGTGCAATGTTGGACATCTCGTTTATCATTTGCTTTGTGTTGTTGCTACTGGGTTGGTACGTTGGTGGATACCACCAAGACAGATTCTGGGCTGGAAGAACATATCACAAAAAGCTAGCAATTATAGCAGTATTTAtctatttaatttatttattaaggctttacaacacaagtgtctgaaggtctgtaagacacctggtagTTTTTGCATATTATGAGGGAAGACACTCAAGACAGTGATGAGGAAGGTATTGTAGATCCTGATGAGGTAAGTAGTGATATTAGGGAAGCAGTGGAGTACATAATCACTGCATTTCGGGCTCCACTAGAAGCTAGGGGGTTTTCAGCAGAGGCTATTCTTGATGAGCTTGAAGAAGCAATTAGTTATGCACGAAAATATCTCCCTATTGCCACAGAGACCTACAAAAAGATTTGGTACACATTGCATACTTGTCCAGATGCTTCAAAGTGGCCAAACGTCCTCATGTTGTGTCAACTAATCTTTAGCCTACCATTTTCTACCAGCCGAGTTGTGCAGGTTTTCTCTCAGTTAAAAGTGATCAAAACTAATCGTAGGACCAATCTCCAAAATGATACGTTGCATGCTCTCCTAGAGATATGTGTTGAAGGTCCTCCTTTATCAACTTTTAGTGCTGACTCAGCAGTTGATCTGTGGTGGAGGAGTTGTTCTACCACACATAGAGTGAATCAGAATCCTAGGAAAGAGTATATAGGCAACGGGAGAAGGTGAATGATGAGGAAGATGGTAGTGGTAGCTCTGATGATGAAGTTACTTCTTTCCTAGATGATTGGGATGACTGGTTCTCAACAGACTCTGGACTTTAACATGTACGTCGTAACGATACCTGTAACCAAGTGATTAGGTTGCTTTATACTCTGTTGATAGTAGGCATCATGTAACTTATGATCGATCATGAACTGCAGctacattatttattattaataatgtAAATATTCTCATGTAATTTTAGTTACAATTTAAGAACAATATTCACCAATTGTAAATATAATTAATATGCATcatttaattttattgtaaaatacaCATACGATTGTACAATGCCAATATAGTAATAATTTATATTAAAAAATGATTTTCACTAAATGTAAAATATAAAGTTAAAAGTTGTAAAATTTAATCCTGAAGTACccatttttttcaaaattttctgggggggcatgcccccagacccccctagctaAGGCATGCCTATGCACCTTCCCCCTTACATATGTCTGATCAATCTGATGATATGTCAGATCAATTGCTAGTATGGCCTGACATAATGTCAGACCACTTCAAAAAAGTTATAATTGTCTCTGTGGTGAAGATGGATGTTATGATTACAAAGATGGATCAGTTAGAGTATAACTTGCTCCACGACCACAGAAGGTACTGAAATGCATTGCATGATCTAGAGGTTAGGATACCAAGTATTGTACTAGTGCTGAGACATCCTGGCATGTACTTGGTTATCTCGGGATACTAAGTATTGTAGCAACTGGAGGCTCCCTAGTATGAGACATCAATAGGATCTACCGTACGACAGCAAATTTTAAAGAAaggaaaatttgacgaatccACACTTCTTCAGCATTGACAAATTAAATGTTGATTAAACGTTTGGACTGGCCTCTAAAATATATTTGATATTAATGATTCACATGTGGAAAGTTGTGGCAGTAGACCTGTGCTTATGTAGTGAGGTTCGAATTTATCTATTCAAGGACAACACATGTGTACAAAGCTATTTGGGAGAATCTGATAATTGGAGAAGAATTAAAATACTAGCGTGAAATCACATAACCCTCTTGCTGTGGCTGTATTGAAACAAAaggcacagcaaaaatagtgttccaatactacatatacGAACTCCCGTCTTTagtcagtattggaacaactaattcaaaatagTCCCTATAATGAGAGAAAATGTATAATGAGAGAAAATGGAccacaaatctataaatgactccaaTGCTATTCAGTAATATATgtatatgaattatgctgtgtggATAAGTACGACACAGTTGTTGGACATGTTACACGAAGAACAAGTACACAGGAATAttacatcgataaaagtactgaaacaagctggagtagtgcagaATGTTAAAtaaaccacagtaaaacaataaaaagtgatatccctactgtgtgaTTTAAATCGTACACTACTCccaacttgtttcaatactttttatcgatgtgctattgtccctactctagttgaaaattccctactctagttgaaaattccaattttttggtatatttgtttgtcaactttgactggtgaacccacgccaTACTGcgtctgaaatggcaccgtgcaccccagttatatcaattatcatctcaaagtgaagtatccattacgcttcgttgtcggctatgtgcAATCCGTGATGcaacagtatgaatcaagaactgtatgaaaagcacctctgctatcaatatagccactatgaaaaatacggatgatttccattacgaagggaagccatcatgtgctaccgccaaattgaaaCTTTTCACtcactgtcagtaaagatgagtgagacacaaaggaggacagtggtaagtccatgaagaacgcattgtacatactgcggtatgccaaaaggcacctgttggggcTGAAGCGTGAAATATATCAAGatcgtagccttagccattaacgagttacgcttgtctgaaggcatcgttCAGGCAAGCAGTCAGTCTGTCAGTAGAACATTCATTAATAATGttttaattccgtagcaacttgttgaaactattgtgggtcgatctgaaagcttgtttaggcttagtttaaccaatattgcctcatcgtcatctgggaaaattgaggctggtttttgggtgatgttattttgtgtttgtggtccctactatagatAGTGCTGTACGATATCTGCCTCTTGCAAAGCTTTCATTTGACGTGGTGGTATTATTCAGTGCACTGTAATTAAGGTACAACATTGATTTGATCCAAGAAGTGCCTTGTAAGTTGCAGTTCATTATCAGTTCATCCCAGGAATTTAATGTGCTGAGATTTCAGTTTGTGCCGCATTATCCACAACTTCTACATTTTCTTTAGATAAGTCTACATCCATGGTTGAAGAAGAGGCAAGGTTGAGGAGGAAAGTTGCATGAGCCATAGTGGATCTGAGTCTCAACCTTTATCTCTACCAGTATCCAGCTCAGCTATTCATGAGGAAAGTCAGACCAGTGCAACTTTGACCCATGCATAATATCATTGTAGTAGAAGTTGTTTCTTCTCCACCTAAAAGCAGCAGAAGAAATTTAATGAAGTTATGCGAGAGAAGCTCGAAGTATCAATGGACTTTGTTCAACATTACTTCAATGAAAGCCGTGCACTGCAGCTGACCAGattaataaaaataaacttCAAAGATCGAGAGCCACTGGATACTTGTGCTCTTTATCAAGTCTTTCTTCTTTGCAAAAGCTGAAGAACACAGCAAGCAAAAAATACACCAATGCTTATCACTTGCAAATGAAGGGTACAAGGTACATTCTTGTAACTATATAAGTTGTGCTGTACAATTTATTAAATGTGACCATTAGTATTGTACATTACTAACCACAAAGTTTCAAAAGGAAAAACAAAATATGtaaccgtctcagcaaaaaccagtGGAATGGATAACCgatctgtggtgagtagtttaggtattaattaattaagttaATTAATTTAGtaagttaattaattaattaattaacccttcGAGGACCAAATTAATGTTGAAGTATGGAGCAACGCGTAACTTTGTGTTATAAGGAAGGCAGTGGCCTTCTGTGAAATGAAGATGGATTATTGTTTGGCATTAACTATGAAGCGAAGAACGAGCGATGTCTTCTCCACTGAATGTGCGCTTTGTTGTTTCTTTATCGCATATTCATGAGGTAGTCACGTGATCTTTTGTATACAAATTGAATTGCCATCATGTGCTAGTCTAATGGCGTTTAGTTTGATGCGCTATGATGAAGTACTGTCGAGACATGGCCGATCAAAGTAGCAGGTGTAGAGTAATGGTGGACGATAATGGAAGAGCTACTTTATCTTGGTGGCCTAGCAGCGGAGATTCTTTTCAAACAAAGCGATACTTGGTGTGACTATCTCGGGAATTTCATAGTGAGTATTTTGGAGCTAGCAAATTCTTTCTACTGTGTACTGATAAGTAGTTATAACGGCTTATACTAGCCCATGTACTTGTGCCCAGTATATTGGTGGTGTCTTCATGTTGCACACACGAATTATAAAGAAATAAAATACATTATTTCAGTATTTAAAGCTATATTTCAGTATTTCTCTGCgatctcctatagtctctagtagtctcctatagtctctagtagtctcctatagtctctagtagtctcccatggtctctagtagtctcctatagtctctagtagtctcccatggtctctagcagtctcctatagtctctagtagtctcctatagtctccggtagtctcctatagtctctagcagtctcccatggtctctagcagtctcctatagtctctagcagtctcctatagtctctagtagtctcctatagtctctagcagtctcccatggtctctagtagtctcctatagtatCCCATGGTCTCTAgcagtctcctatagtctctagtagtctcctatagtctcccATGGTCTCTAGCAGTCTCCGATAGTCTCTAGCAGTCTCCTATattctctagtagtctcctatagtctctagtagtctcccatGGTCTCTAGCAGTCTCCCatggtctctagtagtctcctatagtctctatagtagtctcctatagtataTCATATATTGCTACCCCATACACATAAACATTATTTCATTCATCAAATCCAAGCTAGCTACTCCATTTATGCACTAGCCGTATAACAAGCTATGCTAGATAGCCAATGCTGGTCAGAATTTTGCAATAATACTAATAATTGCTTATTACTAatattgtgtattgtgtattaACCTGCTTATGTCATTAATCATCCAATATAGACATCCTTATCATCACTGTCTCATCTGTTGTACTGACAACTCACCACATTGCAGTGAACTGGAATCCCAAGTCTAGCAAAGCCGGCTGTGGCAAAGATTAACTTGTAATACTCATACACATTGCTTCAGATCTGTGTATATATTATTTCAAGTTTTAATTAACTTGTGCTCTGTATTGTAAACTGTTTATAACTTGTTTATACCTTCACATAGTAATCTATGCTCTCACGTGTGCCATATCCACCTCACCAGATGCACGTGCACACATAAATAAAATGGCGGTGTGAATAGCGTGGCACTGAACCAGGGCTGGCACTGAACTCAACTCGTGTATTAGTGGTGGTTGTTTACGTGGAAGTGGACGTTTCCATACTTGGGTGAGGAAATTGTGGTTTCGCCCAACCTTTATTTATTTGTTAGGAAACGTGTAAACAATCGGCGACCATCGGCAGTGCGGACAAACTTAAACCTGAATAGGTTAGTGATTCAACCATCAGTTCGTCAAGTCCCCAATCCAATTGATGTGAACATCCCAATAGGTGCACACCGTTTCAAATAACGATTGCAGGAAAGGCGGGGTTACAAGCGGGAAGAGACCGACAATCATGGTTCCATCAAATAACATTGTGAGTGTTGGGTATAGAGCAATAGTGTTCTATTACTATTTATTTAATAAATTGCTCATATGAATTATATTTAAACACTTGGATGGCTTACTTGTGTATAAGCACGCAATGGATCGAGGTAAGTTGGAAGGCTACGAATGTGCGTTGGAAGTTATTatctgtgattgtgggtttgagtttattCTGACTGAAATGTAATGTTGGAGAAAAGAGTAAGGATTCTTGTGAGCTGGAGACATGAGTTTTGTGTTAATACATTGTTTTCCACTGTGTGAcgttaaggggggggggggggggggtcaggAGTTAgcaagcgtaccaaaatcagtctGGAGATACCCCCCCAGCTGCAACATTGGATTATTAATTTGTTCCCACCGTGGCAAGCCGCTGatacatattaattttgttattttCTACTTTAGGACACATGTAGACCATCGGCAGTGTGGATAAACTTTAACCTGAATATGCTAGTTTGCTTAGCCAGTACGTCAAGTCCTTAATCCAATTGTTACAATTGTTGTGAACATCCCAATAGGTGCTCGCCATCCCAAATACAGATTGCAGGAAAGGCGAGGTGGTTTTCATCCAACCCTAAGGCGGGTTGTAATCGGGAGGAGACCGACAAAAATGGTTCATCAAATAACACTGTGAGTCTTGGTTGTATATAGAACAACAATTACTATTTAGTTTATAAATGGTGTAcaattgtactgtgtgtgtgtgtgtgggtttaGTTAGTCCAAAGGGTTGTTTGGATCCAGATTCTTCTtccatttctttgttggaatggTTGAGCTGCTCCTTGTTGTATGCCTTTTTCCATTCTCGCTGTCCTGCCCATTATGACCCTCTTCGTCATCGCTGCTACCAGTGATCTCACCTGTCCAACGTTAAATAAACCATGACATCATGCGTGGCTAGTGTGCTTACCTGCCGAAAATTGATCATCCTTTGGTTCTATTATTGTACGATTGTTGTCATCCACAGGGTCTGTGCTACCTGTAGACACAGACAATATTAGTTTGGAATTATAAGAAGCCTGCGTTTACCATCAGGGCTGGCTGGTTTAGTCAATGGCCCAGTTCTTGGGTTCCACCCCTTCCACTGGCACACTGGTAGCTGTGTTAAgtgtaatctaatcaaaaacagccaagctgtaaaaaaaggtgcggcccccataaaggccatggtgaaaaaagatgtgaaatccaaggtggcggccaagaaatggctgtgatggtaggttaatggttacattttaataacaacaattcaggtgaatttggtgccaagaccaagcggcacaaaattcacctgaattgccgttattaaaatgtaaccattaacctaccatcacagccatttcttggccgccaccttggatttcacatcttttttcaccatggcctttatgggggccgcacctttttttacagcttggctgtttttgattagatatcacttctttttgtatttgtatactgcaaagccggcctatggctggctttggggctttttttaacggatgtgtttttttctttaccacaggaagaagaaaagaacttaaagaagaattttagtacttcaattatttttgattttattagtaattatacaaattatatacatatatttattacatgctcattattccccacaggattttttttgcagctgatctctctactgggtgacttgaaatgtagctgaactatatacaggatggtttctttgtagctgaactctctgtaacaggtgatttgtttgcagctaaactctctacatggtggtgtctttatagctgaactctctacatgatggtttctttgtagctgaactctctataaggtgacttcgtctagctgaactctctacagggtgatttttttgtagctgaatactctgcagggtgatttgtttgcagctgaattctttacatgatggtttctttgtagctgaactctctacaaggtgacttcgtccagttgatctctctacggggtgatttgtttctagctgaactctctacaggggaattgtttgcagctaaactctctacatggtggtttctttgtagctgaactctctacaaggtaacttcttctctacagggtgatttgttgtagttgaattctctactaggtggtttgtatgaggctgaactctctacatggcggtttctttgtagctgaactctctacagagtgatttgtttgcagctgaactctctacatgatggtttctttgtaactgaacactctacaaggtgacttcttctagcatgatctttctacagggtgaattgttgtagctgaactatctacaaggtaacttcttctagctgatctctatacagggtgatttgtttgtagttgaattctgtacaggtggtttctttgtacctgaactctgtacatgatggtttctttgtagctaaactctttacaaggtgacttcttctagctgaactctctacggggtaatttctttgtagctgaactctctatatgatggtttctttgtaaatgaactctctacaaggtgaattcttctacctgatctctctacagggtgatttgtttgtaactgaactctgtacaagtgcgtttttgtgggtgatctcactgcaggttgatttgtttgtagctgaactcactaaagggtgatattgcttgtagctgaactccttgcattgtatctagtttctagctgatctctctacagggtaatttgtttgtagctgatctctctacaagttgatttgtgtgtagctgatctctctgcaggttgattaatgtgcagccgatctctctacaaggtaatttgtttgtagctgaactgtctataaagtgatttatttgtagctgatctctctgcaggttgatttgttttagctgaactctctacagggtaatttacttgtagctgaactgcttacattgtgactagtttctagctgatctctctacagggtgatttgtttgtagctgatctctctacaagttgatttgtgtgtagctgatctctctacaagttgatttgtttgtagccgatctctacacagggtaatttgtttgtagctgaactctgtccaaggtgcttttttgtagatgatctcactgcaggttgatttgtttgtagctgaactcactaaagggtgatttgcttgttactgaactccttacattgtgtccagtttctagctgatctctctacagagtgatttgtttgtagctgaactctctataaggtgatttatttgtagctgaactccttacattgtgtgtagtttctagctgatctctctacagggtgatttgtttgtaattgatctctctacaagttgatttgtgtgtagctgatctctctgcaggttgatttgtttgtagccgatctctctatagggtaatttgtttgtagctgaactctctataaggtgatttgtttgtaattgatctctctgcaggttgatttgttttagctgaactctctacaggctgatttgtttgtagccgatctctctacagggtaatttgtttgtagctgaactctctacaagttgatttgtgtgtagctgatctctctgcaggttgatttgtttgtagccgatctctctacagggcaatttgtttgtagctgatctctctacagggtgatttttggtagctgacctctcttcagggtgatttgtttctagctgatctctctacagggtgatgttttgtagctgacctctcttcagggtgatttgtttctagctgattgctctacaggttgatttgtttgtagatgaactctctacagggtaatttgcttgtagctgaactccttactttgtgtctagtttttagctgatctctctacagggtgatttgtttgtagctgaactccttacattgtgtgtagtttctagctgatctctctacagggtgatttgtttgtagctgatctctctacaagttgatttgtgtgtatatagctgatctctctgcaggttgatttgtttgtagccgatctctctacaggtaatctgtttgtagctgaactctctataaggtgatttgtttgtagctgatctctctgcaggttgatttgttttagctgaactctctacagggtgattgcttgttgctgaactccttacattgtgtctagtttctagctgatgtctctacagggtgattttttgtagctgaactctcttcagggtgatttgtttctagctgatctctctacaggtagatttgtgttgatttgttcattgctgatcgctctaaaggtaattgatttgttgcagttgaacaccctgcaaagtgttttgtttgtagctgatcactctaaagggtaatttgtttgtagctgaactctctccacagtgacttgtgtgtagcagaattctgtgtaactgaattctctagagagtgacttaattgtagctgaattctctacacagtgcatgacttgtttat is a window encoding:
- the LOC136244782 gene encoding uncharacterized protein → MVPSNNIDTCRPSAVWINFNLNMLVCLASARHPKYRLQERRGGFHPTLRRVVIGRRPTKMVHQITLNADSTPPAAAGILKEINYIDEDSYMCVVIDLFQFTRR